From Ignavibacteria bacterium, one genomic window encodes:
- a CDS encoding glycosyltransferase family 4 protein codes for MSPLHLGFACAWNRDGDRERTWSHTPMRLWDALERRPDVEVLDVPIELPRLIDSIGRISSLRLVHGRTMSTWAMRPWYARLAQQALSAAEGKVQPPDAILSIGEHGSTVHPLYIYQDHCYGHGLEMYHETGEMPHGWSGVALSDLQHRAEMQARTYASCAGVFTMSQWNADFLVRSGLVPASNVHAIHAGINVPVVLPTEEHLHQKRARDERTILFVGREFHRKGGDLVLAAFERAKQISARPLRLIVAGPKKWPVTGAIPERVEFVGDEPFLALREHMRTADVMVMPSRFEAFGIVFIESLAAGTPVIGRRSFAMPEMITHGHNGMMIDTDDVEALAQMIVDVVESETIARTCHNEARSVSEYYSWDRVASDIMSIIGHGSKE; via the coding sequence ATGAGCCCCTTACACCTTGGCTTTGCTTGCGCCTGGAATAGGGACGGCGACCGTGAACGGACGTGGTCTCATACACCCATGCGTCTTTGGGATGCCTTGGAACGCAGGCCGGATGTGGAGGTCCTTGATGTCCCGATTGAGCTGCCTCGCCTGATAGATTCCATCGGACGAATCAGTTCTTTGCGCCTAGTCCACGGCAGAACGATGTCCACCTGGGCTATGCGTCCCTGGTATGCCAGGCTTGCGCAGCAAGCATTGTCTGCAGCAGAGGGCAAGGTTCAACCGCCAGATGCCATCCTGAGCATCGGTGAGCATGGATCCACGGTCCATCCGCTCTACATCTACCAAGATCATTGTTACGGTCATGGTCTTGAGATGTATCACGAAACAGGGGAGATGCCCCACGGATGGTCTGGGGTTGCTCTTTCCGATCTCCAACACCGAGCGGAAATGCAGGCTCGCACGTACGCGTCTTGTGCCGGCGTCTTTACAATGAGCCAGTGGAATGCCGACTTTCTTGTTCGCTCAGGACTTGTCCCAGCCTCCAATGTTCACGCCATTCATGCCGGCATCAATGTTCCTGTGGTTCTCCCAACTGAAGAACACCTTCATCAGAAGCGAGCTCGTGACGAACGCACCATCCTCTTTGTGGGACGAGAGTTCCATCGAAAAGGGGGCGATCTAGTTCTCGCAGCCTTTGAACGTGCGAAGCAGATCTCTGCTCGACCGTTGCGTCTCATCGTTGCCGGTCCTAAGAAATGGCCGGTGACGGGTGCCATTCCTGAACGCGTAGAATTCGTTGGTGATGAACCGTTCCTTGCGTTGCGCGAGCATATGCGAACAGCCGATGTGATGGTCATGCCGTCTCGATTCGAAGCCTTCGGCATCGTCTTCATTGAGTCGCTGGCAGCAGGTACACCCGTTATCGGCAGAAGATCATTCGCCATGCCGGAGATGATCACACATGGACACAATGGCATGATGATCGATACGGATGATGTAGAAGCACTCGCCCAAATGATAGTGGACGTGGTCGAAAGTGAAACCATTGCCCGTACCTGTCACAATGAAGCTCGATCAGTTTCCGAGTACTACTCTTGGGACAGAGTGGCAAGCGATATCATGTCGATCATCGGTCATGGTAGTAAGGAATGA
- a CDS encoding class I SAM-dependent methyltransferase, translating into MDHRQHFYAQYTSVQSRFSSLDDVHRRVMAEHVGLERTVRPFLPADRSSRMLDLGCGYGAYLLYLRNLGFENMRGIDLSLEQVELARTLGLSCVEVDDLFSALEHEHDLGCVSMFDVIEHLTRTEAIEALSKIHDRLAPGGTLILRTPNIDAKHGTVLSFGDLTHEMHLNKSSVLELFASLPFTSVDIYPVHPVGGGLPASILRAVAGPLMVLAERCSYLVQGISWSSSIKTPNMLIVARR; encoded by the coding sequence ATGGATCATCGCCAGCACTTCTACGCCCAGTACACTTCCGTCCAATCACGATTCTCATCGCTTGATGACGTTCACCGTCGGGTAATGGCCGAACACGTCGGCCTTGAACGCACCGTGCGCCCGTTTCTGCCCGCTGACCGGTCCTCGCGGATGCTCGACCTTGGCTGTGGCTACGGCGCCTACCTTCTTTACCTCAGAAACCTCGGTTTTGAGAACATGCGGGGCATCGACCTTAGCCTGGAGCAGGTTGAGCTTGCTCGGACGTTAGGACTGAGTTGTGTGGAGGTTGACGATCTTTTTTCGGCACTTGAACACGAACACGACCTCGGTTGCGTTTCCATGTTCGATGTTATCGAACACCTTACGCGAACGGAGGCGATCGAAGCACTTTCGAAGATCCATGACAGGCTCGCCCCGGGTGGAACTCTAATCTTGCGAACACCGAATATCGATGCTAAGCACGGGACGGTCTTGTCGTTCGGGGATCTCACACACGAAATGCACCTGAATAAGTCCTCGGTCTTGGAGTTGTTTGCGTCTCTTCCGTTCACGTCCGTTGACATCTATCCGGTACATCCTGTTGGAGGGGGCTTACCGGCCTCGATCCTTCGAGCCGTAGCCGGACCTCTTATGGTTCTTGCCGAGCGTTGCTCGTATTTGGTGCAAGGGATCAGCTGGTCATCTTCCATCAAAACGCCGAACATGCTCATCGTTGCACGTCGCTAG